A stretch of Lathyrus oleraceus cultivar Zhongwan6 chromosome 6, CAAS_Psat_ZW6_1.0, whole genome shotgun sequence DNA encodes these proteins:
- the LOC127096060 gene encoding uncharacterized protein LOC127096060, producing MKLEDQVDVEVERRLKTMNIGTQQVAQVQPVQAVNCEIFGGPRFFIQCVATAQQIEEIKFLKQNNPYSNTYNPSRKNHPNFSWKDQQGNVQKQDGPDNTITHNQAQGTLPSATIQNSRHHENVNVVTTRSQKFAKDEEDKATKYDHYIEVDLEVRENKKEEEEVIPPVKPIEEKKSNIPFFEALEQIPVYTKFMKEVIVKKRPIGDGSTTLNEKGSEISPGRRIPNNQKDPGDVTVPCTIKDITFKKVVIDSGASVSLMPLSIYQRLGIGNISDTRTNLKFADHSIKNAYGITEDVLVTIEEFSFLVDFVIIDIPEDEETPIILGRSFLRASRCNFDIDHGTLTLKVYDDEITLNVIENMKLEVEKEYHYQVQTNLQVRSDAETKENRDKSEKFSHAPVGLLRPPVAPTTGRSRDVRNKSQNP from the exons aGTAGCTCAAGTTCAACCTGTTCAAGCTGTTAATTGTGAGATCTTTGGGGGACCCCGTTTTTTCATACAGTGTGTTGCAACCGCgcaacaaattgaagagataaaatttCTGAAGCAGAACAACCCTTATTCTAACACTTATAATCCAAGCaggaagaatcatccaaatttctcctggaaagatcagcAAGGGAATGTTCAAAAGCAGG ATGGGCCAGATAACACAATAACTCACAATCAAGCTCAAGGCACTCTTCCGAGTGCCACAATACAAAATTCGAGACatcatgagaatgttaatgttgtCACAACAAGAAGTCAGAAATTTGCTAAAGATGAAGAAGATAAGGCAACAAAGTATGACCATTACATAGAGGTAGATCTAGAAGTGAGGGAAAataagaaagaagaagaagaagtgatACCACCAGTAAAGCCAATTGAAgagaaaa AGAGCAATATTCCTTTCTTTGAAGCGCTCGAGCAAATACCCGTGTACACAAAATTCATGAAAGAGGTCATCGTTAAAAAGAGACCAATAGGAGATGGGTCGACAACCTTGAATGAAAAAGGTAGTGAAATATCACCAGGTAGGAGAATTCCAAACAATCAGAAGGATCCTGGAGATGTCACAGTCCCATGCACAATAAAAGACATAACTTTCAAGAAGGTAGTAATTGATTCAGGAGCCAGTGTGAGTCTGATGCCATTGTCAATCTATCAAAGGCTTGGTATTGGAAATATCAGTGATACAAGGACAAATCTAAAATTTGCAGATCACTCCATAAAGAATGCATATGGGATAACAGAGGATGTACTAGTGACAATAGAGGAATTTAGTTTTCTTGTTGATTTTGTGATCATAGACATACCTGAGGATGAAGAGACACCTATCATTCTTGGTCGATCATTTCTGCGGGCAAGTCGATGTAATTTCGACATAGACCATGGTACACTAACTTTAAAagtttatgatgatgaaataacaTTGAATGTTATTGAAAACATGAAGCTAGAAGTGGAAAAAGAATATCACTATCAA GTTCAAACAAATCTTCAAGTACGATCAGATGCAGAAACCAAGGAGAATCGCGATAAATCGGAGAAGTTTTCCCATGCTCCAGTAGGCTtgctacggccacccgtagcacctaCTACAGGCCGTAGTAGAGATGTCAGGAACAAAAGCCAAAATCCATAA